From a single Planctellipticum variicoloris genomic region:
- a CDS encoding TIGR01777 family oxidoreductase: MSHSASAGNNAEVFERTVAVPVSTEELFAWHERPGAFQRLNPPWENVEVVSQTGGIRDGGRAEVAVRIGPFRKEWVALHQGYQPPHQFQDVQLPGGPFRRFEHTHRIRPDQTSGSELVDHIEYVLPLGNIGRWLGGRFVRRKLDRAFRYRHDVTAGDLQLLASYRDKSAMKVLVTGATGLVGKSLSPLLTTQGHDVFRLVRSRSDQASDISWDPAAGTIDAARLEGIDAVVHLAGENIAGARWTPEVKQRLRDSRVGPTRVLCETLAKLQRKPKVLVCASAIGYYGDRGLSPLTEESGPGAGFLPELSEAWEAACQPARDAGIRVVNLRIGVVLSPLGGALQKMLLPFQLGLGGVIGSGRQYWSWIALDDLVGAIYHCLQHDELAGPVNATAPGPCTNYEFTKTLGGVLHRPTILPVPSFAAKLALGEMANDLLLASARVMPVRLEQTGYQFRYPALDGALRHVLGRHTREVGSR, translated from the coding sequence ATGAGCCACTCTGCATCAGCCGGGAACAACGCCGAAGTCTTCGAACGGACTGTGGCGGTCCCGGTGTCGACTGAGGAATTGTTCGCGTGGCACGAACGGCCGGGGGCCTTTCAGCGGCTGAATCCGCCGTGGGAGAATGTGGAAGTCGTCTCGCAGACCGGGGGCATCCGGGATGGGGGCCGCGCTGAAGTGGCCGTCCGGATTGGACCGTTCCGGAAGGAGTGGGTCGCCTTGCATCAAGGCTACCAACCTCCGCATCAGTTTCAGGATGTCCAGCTCCCGGGCGGACCGTTCCGGCGGTTCGAGCACACCCATCGGATCCGTCCCGATCAGACCTCAGGGAGCGAACTCGTCGACCATATTGAGTATGTTCTACCGCTGGGAAACATTGGGCGATGGCTGGGGGGACGATTTGTCCGCCGGAAACTCGATCGTGCGTTTCGCTACCGCCATGACGTGACCGCCGGGGATCTGCAGCTTCTGGCCAGCTATCGGGACAAATCCGCCATGAAAGTGCTCGTCACGGGGGCGACCGGCCTGGTCGGCAAATCTCTCAGTCCGCTGCTCACGACACAGGGCCACGATGTTTTCCGACTGGTCCGCAGCCGTTCCGATCAGGCCAGCGACATCTCCTGGGATCCGGCGGCCGGGACGATCGACGCCGCCCGGCTCGAAGGAATCGACGCCGTCGTCCACCTGGCTGGCGAGAATATCGCCGGGGCGCGGTGGACTCCGGAGGTCAAGCAGCGGCTGCGCGACAGCCGGGTCGGCCCGACAAGGGTGCTCTGCGAGACGCTGGCGAAGCTGCAGCGCAAGCCGAAGGTGCTGGTTTGTGCGTCGGCAATCGGCTATTACGGTGACCGCGGTCTATCGCCGCTCACGGAAGAGTCCGGTCCCGGAGCGGGTTTCCTGCCGGAACTCTCCGAGGCGTGGGAGGCCGCGTGCCAGCCGGCGCGCGACGCGGGAATTCGCGTCGTCAATCTGCGGATCGGCGTGGTGCTCAGCCCGCTGGGCGGAGCGCTGCAGAAAATGCTCCTCCCGTTTCAGCTCGGTCTGGGAGGCGTGATCGGATCGGGGCGGCAATACTGGAGCTGGATTGCGCTCGATGACCTCGTCGGGGCGATTTACCACTGTCTCCAGCACGACGAGCTGGCGGGACCGGTCAATGCCACTGCTCCCGGCCCGTGTACGAACTACGAATTCACGAAGACACTGGGGGGCGTGCTGCATCGACCGACGATTCTCCCGGTCCCGAGCTTTGCCGCAAAACTGGCCCTGGGAGAGATGGCCAACGACCTGTTGCTGGCGAGCGCCCGCGTGATGCCGGTCCGGCTGGAACAGACCGGCTACCAGTTCCGGTATCCGGCCCTGGACGGAGCGCTGCGGCACGTACTGGGCAGGCACACGCGCGAAGTCGGTTCACGGTGA
- a CDS encoding SGNH/GDSL hydrolase family protein has product MSDPSLPSGNRRRHWWPRAASGAPPAKTRSPARRRWWIPAVALGLGLLLGLFVAEIALRLFGLDYRSPYVFDEQIGAGLLPGFRYTQIQEGRAAIRINSAGFRDREHTRQKPAGVFRIAVLGDSFAEALQVDESRTFWSVLERELQRCPAFTGQTVEVLNFGVSGLGTTQELELLRNRVWAYQPDLVVLAFLPGNDVRNNSPALEPDRRRPFYRLAGDRLELDLSFLADPEVVRMRTSTSVWLKDLLRRNSLLMALVYHARHRESAAPAAVQSTEVGLDDRVFAPPPDDDWRTAWQVTEQILLQMAIEVRQHDARLVIAVLNNAVQVAPDPAVTQALADRLHVVDLDEPDRRLQQFGERAGVPVLLLTPSMREIARREQVFFHGFLNTALGTGHWNERGHQTAGEILARELCPPLSP; this is encoded by the coding sequence ATGTCTGATCCCTCGCTGCCGTCGGGGAATCGGCGCAGACACTGGTGGCCGAGGGCCGCCAGTGGCGCCCCGCCGGCGAAGACACGATCGCCCGCTCGACGACGATGGTGGATTCCGGCGGTTGCGCTCGGACTTGGACTGCTGCTCGGGCTGTTTGTCGCGGAAATAGCGCTGCGGCTGTTCGGCCTCGACTATCGTTCGCCCTACGTGTTCGACGAACAGATCGGCGCCGGTCTGTTGCCGGGATTCCGGTACACGCAGATCCAGGAGGGCCGGGCGGCGATCCGGATCAACAGCGCCGGGTTCCGTGATCGCGAGCACACGCGGCAGAAACCCGCAGGCGTGTTCCGCATCGCAGTCCTGGGAGACTCCTTCGCCGAGGCGCTGCAGGTCGACGAATCCCGGACATTCTGGTCGGTTCTCGAACGGGAGTTGCAGCGATGCCCCGCATTCACCGGTCAGACGGTCGAAGTCCTGAACTTCGGCGTTTCAGGGCTCGGAACCACGCAGGAACTGGAACTGCTCCGAAACCGTGTCTGGGCATACCAGCCAGATCTCGTGGTGCTCGCATTTCTGCCGGGAAATGACGTCCGCAATAATTCGCCGGCGCTCGAACCCGATCGCCGCAGACCCTTTTACCGCCTGGCCGGCGACCGGCTCGAATTGGACCTGTCATTTCTCGCAGACCCCGAAGTCGTCCGCATGCGGACTTCCACCTCCGTCTGGTTGAAAGACCTGCTCCGGCGGAACTCCCTGCTGATGGCGCTCGTTTATCACGCCCGCCATCGCGAATCGGCAGCCCCTGCCGCCGTGCAGAGCACGGAGGTCGGACTCGACGACCGGGTCTTTGCCCCGCCGCCCGACGACGACTGGCGCACGGCCTGGCAGGTGACCGAGCAGATCCTCTTGCAGATGGCCATCGAAGTTCGGCAACACGACGCCCGACTGGTGATCGCCGTGCTCAACAACGCCGTTCAAGTCGCTCCTGACCCCGCCGTCACGCAGGCTCTGGCCGATCGACTGCATGTCGTCGACCTCGACGAGCCCGATCGACGCCTGCAACAGTTCGGCGAACGAGCCGGAGTACCGGTCCTCCTGCTCACGCCCTCCATGCGCGAGATCGCCCGGCGCGAACAGGTCTTTTTTCACGGCTTCCTGAATACGGCCCTGGGAACCGGGCACTGGAACGAGAGGGGGCATCAGACGGCCGGAGAGATTCTCGCCCGCGAGCTCTGTCCGCCACTCTCACCGTGA
- a CDS encoding serine hydrolase domain-containing protein: MPPMTISDSGWRRVSEFADRLILEDRVPSLAVVAGGRHRPWRSHFAGLPTEAGTASVGPDTIFLVASITKPLVAMAAMQQIERGRLTLGDRITDYLPEFGRHGKYGVEIRHLLTHTSGLPDMLPDNQELRQQNAPLSRFLQGVCECELSFAPGRGVQYQSMGFVVLAEIVSRLAGAPLPELLAEEFFIPLGMSATALGGPDAWWTGTPPVVDRIAEVRLPEAQVHGPDWNWNSRYWRQLGAPWGGLLTTAGDLAAYARMLLNGGVTPSGRRLLSQASLAAATTNQLACMKDVPEDERRCRPWGLGWRLHWPAHSANFGDLLGPRTFGHWGATGTVLWMDPDAEAFAVILSTQPQEPAGGQLARLSNLIAASWRQAD, from the coding sequence ATGCCCCCAATGACCATCTCCGATTCCGGCTGGCGCCGCGTCAGCGAGTTTGCGGATCGCCTGATTCTGGAAGATCGCGTTCCGTCGCTGGCCGTCGTCGCCGGCGGACGCCACCGTCCGTGGCGGTCGCATTTCGCCGGTTTGCCGACGGAAGCGGGGACCGCGTCCGTTGGTCCGGACACCATCTTCCTGGTCGCTTCGATCACCAAGCCGCTCGTCGCAATGGCGGCCATGCAGCAGATCGAACGCGGCCGGCTGACGCTCGGGGACCGGATCACTGACTACCTGCCCGAATTCGGCCGGCACGGAAAATACGGCGTCGAAATCCGCCACCTCCTGACTCACACGTCCGGCCTCCCCGACATGCTCCCCGACAACCAGGAATTGCGCCAGCAGAACGCCCCCCTCTCCCGCTTCCTGCAGGGAGTCTGCGAATGCGAGTTGTCCTTTGCCCCCGGTCGCGGCGTGCAGTACCAGAGCATGGGCTTCGTCGTGCTGGCGGAAATTGTCAGCCGCCTCGCCGGCGCACCCTTGCCGGAACTGCTCGCCGAAGAGTTTTTCATTCCGCTGGGCATGTCGGCGACGGCGCTGGGCGGACCGGACGCCTGGTGGACCGGGACGCCGCCAGTGGTCGACCGGATCGCAGAGGTCCGGCTGCCGGAAGCCCAGGTGCATGGCCCCGACTGGAACTGGAACAGCCGCTACTGGCGACAGCTCGGGGCTCCCTGGGGCGGGTTGCTGACCACGGCCGGCGACCTGGCGGCCTACGCCCGCATGCTGCTCAACGGAGGCGTGACTCCGTCCGGCCGACGTCTGCTGTCTCAGGCGTCGCTGGCGGCCGCCACGACGAATCAGCTTGCCTGCATGAAAGATGTCCCCGAAGACGAGCGGCGCTGCCGCCCGTGGGGCCTCGGCTGGCGGCTGCACTGGCCGGCCCACAGCGCCAATTTCGGCGACCTGCTGGGACCGCGAACCTTCGGTCACTGGGGGGCGACCGGGACCGTCCTGTGGATGGATCCCGACGCCGAAGCCTTTGCCGTGATCCTGTCGACGCAGCCTCAGGAACCCGCCGGCGGCCAACTGGCCCGGCTGTCCAACCTGATTGCCGCGTCGTGGCGGCAGGCGGATTGA
- a CDS encoding STAS domain-containing protein, with product MSDSAMLEVYEAGEITVIGFGGREILDHLNLADCRDQIVALVKQHDSRVMAFDLTGVKLVPSGMLGLLASVSKLGVEVHLYNASNDIREILEITHLDQVMQIHDVPVG from the coding sequence ATGAGCGATTCCGCAATGCTCGAGGTCTATGAGGCCGGTGAAATCACCGTGATCGGCTTCGGCGGCCGCGAAATCCTCGACCACCTCAACCTCGCCGACTGCCGCGACCAGATCGTGGCGCTGGTCAAGCAGCACGACTCGCGCGTCATGGCCTTCGACCTGACCGGCGTCAAACTTGTCCCGAGCGGAATGCTCGGCCTGCTCGCCTCGGTCAGCAAACTGGGCGTCGAGGTCCACCTCTACAACGCCTCCAACGACATCCGCGAAATCCTGGAGATCACCCACCTCGATCAGGTGATGCAGATCCATGACGTGCCGGTGGGGTGA
- a CDS encoding Flp family type IVb pilin translates to MTKFVNSVKKFLVSEDGPTAVEYAVMLALIIIVCLTAIGNIGTSANTKFGEVNDALKGGGAAAPAT, encoded by the coding sequence ATGACCAAGTTTGTGAACAGCGTCAAGAAGTTCCTGGTTTCGGAAGACGGCCCGACGGCGGTTGAGTATGCCGTGATGCTCGCCCTGATCATCATCGTCTGCCTCACCGCCATCGGCAACATCGGCACCAGCGCCAACACCAAGTTCGGCGAAGTCAACGACGCCCTGAAGGGTGGCGGCGCCGCTGCTCCTGCCACCTAA
- a CDS encoding A24 family peptidase yields the protein MEWQQFLLENWHVKFVAVVLIVAAWIDGRQLRVPNWITFPMVLSGLVYGIATGGWAGLSASAWGMCVGLLCLLPLYAVGGMGAGDVKLMAGMGAWLGAAITWHAFVVSVVVGAVMAVVMVAASGRWRHHYGQFLMIWNEWVMIRNPRKLAEIAAERKPRMALLPYGIPICIGSIGYFAYAGLI from the coding sequence ATGGAATGGCAGCAGTTCCTGCTGGAAAACTGGCACGTCAAGTTTGTCGCGGTCGTACTGATCGTCGCCGCCTGGATCGACGGCCGCCAGCTTCGCGTGCCGAACTGGATTACGTTTCCCATGGTTCTCTCGGGCCTGGTCTACGGAATCGCCACGGGGGGATGGGCCGGGCTGTCCGCCAGCGCCTGGGGGATGTGCGTCGGGCTGCTCTGCCTGCTGCCGCTGTACGCGGTGGGGGGGATGGGAGCCGGCGACGTGAAACTGATGGCCGGCATGGGGGCGTGGCTGGGAGCGGCGATTACCTGGCACGCGTTCGTGGTGTCGGTGGTGGTCGGAGCCGTGATGGCGGTGGTGATGGTGGCTGCCAGCGGGCGGTGGCGACATCACTACGGCCAGTTCCTGATGATCTGGAACGAGTGGGTCATGATCCGGAACCCGCGCAAGCTGGCAGAAATTGCCGCGGAGCGGAAGCCGCGGATGGCTCTGCTGCCGTACGGGATTCCGATCTGCATCGGTTCGATCGGGTACTTCGCGTATGCCGGGCTGATCTGA
- the cpaB gene encoding Flp pilus assembly protein CpaB, which yields MKSKSIILLAVAAGCGLVAMLGVQRMLSGNQNNGEQVAILVARTDIDPGVRLDESNVAFQNLPKEAVPPGAVTSKEEFDDRALKSRAFAGQPIALQQLGEKGIYGSTITIPVGMRVVTVAVNATMTHSGLMKAGDRVDLLVTYKVSKPKVGTVSRTKTFLKYIEVYSMDRTVAGSERIEKAESIAKNVSLVVTPEQANLLKLAESKGPLHLALRSKLDDADVAIHDADDSVLNNTQAIFDEPEEMTEPEPAPAVAEVAAEPVKPVEEVPPSEPVEPRKEGPKKPSFGMYLADRFASAAMRAASQPLPPVQKKMWKIEIYSGPDLKVQEVELPVIETEGASKEDRQASIDPASVEAARSFMKGLLTPAPAMVGVRQEGGPLKIRAE from the coding sequence ATGAAATCGAAGTCAATCATTCTGCTTGCGGTTGCAGCCGGCTGCGGCCTGGTGGCCATGCTCGGCGTGCAGCGCATGCTTTCGGGAAATCAGAACAACGGCGAGCAGGTCGCCATCCTCGTCGCACGGACGGACATCGATCCGGGCGTGCGGTTGGACGAATCGAATGTCGCGTTTCAGAACCTGCCGAAGGAGGCCGTGCCGCCGGGGGCGGTGACGAGCAAGGAGGAATTTGACGATCGGGCGCTGAAGTCGCGGGCGTTTGCGGGGCAGCCGATTGCGTTGCAGCAGCTCGGGGAGAAGGGAATTTACGGGTCGACGATCACCATTCCGGTGGGGATGCGCGTGGTGACCGTTGCGGTGAATGCGACGATGACGCACAGCGGGCTGATGAAGGCCGGGGATCGCGTGGACCTGCTGGTGACATATAAGGTGAGCAAGCCGAAGGTCGGGACCGTTTCGAGGACGAAGACGTTCCTCAAGTACATCGAAGTGTATTCGATGGATCGGACGGTGGCGGGTTCGGAGAGGATTGAGAAGGCGGAATCGATTGCGAAGAACGTGTCGCTGGTTGTGACGCCCGAGCAGGCGAATCTGCTGAAGCTCGCGGAGAGCAAGGGGCCGCTGCATCTGGCGTTGCGGAGCAAGCTGGACGACGCGGACGTGGCGATTCACGATGCGGACGATTCCGTCCTGAACAATACGCAGGCGATTTTTGACGAACCGGAAGAGATGACGGAGCCCGAGCCGGCCCCCGCCGTTGCGGAGGTTGCGGCGGAACCGGTGAAGCCGGTCGAGGAGGTTCCGCCGTCGGAGCCGGTCGAACCGCGCAAGGAAGGGCCGAAGAAGCCGAGTTTCGGGATGTATCTGGCGGACCGGTTTGCCTCCGCAGCGATGCGTGCTGCCAGCCAGCCGCTGCCGCCGGTGCAGAAGAAGATGTGGAAGATTGAGATCTACAGCGGGCCGGATCTGAAGGTGCAGGAGGTGGAGCTGCCGGTGATTGAGACGGAGGGGGCCTCGAAAGAGGATCGCCAGGCGTCGATCGATCCGGCCAGCGTTGAAGCCGCAAGAAGTTTCATGAAGGGTCTGTTGACTCCTGCGCCGGCCATGGTTGGCGTGCGGCAGGAGGGCGGGCCACTGAAGATCCGGGCGGAGTGA
- a CDS encoding type II and III secretion system protein family protein, which translates to MPRSSWFCHVAAALMSLGIFCGPGLGRLHAQQLEPVRTAEGEAIPILTSRMNVEIPEKSSKVLQFRTKVQRVDGFDPEVVSVTALSSNLIRVHALTQGVTSLSVTDENGSISNVETFVTGDARLLQAVLKRSFPETVVTVTKIGPEAVLLRGWVTEPQQIQQIVDIARLYHPNVLNQMKLGGPQEVQLRVKVMECQRSKIRQFGFNFAISGQQAGFGSTPGNIASLSAITVPFGGPVGADLASGSFRNATMALGIAGNSATFQGLLEALKKEGLLKIQAETTLVTRSGEPARLINGGEFPIPVPQSLGTVTISWKEFGVSLESLPVVISPTRLKQTIVAEVSERDLSTAVTMNGTTVPGLTKRTVETQAEMNFGETLVIGGLIYMRNTSTTSKVPFLGELPGIGAAFRRVSYDQAETELLVMITPEYTAAMPSDQVPPIGPGMSTDTPTDRELIGQGLMEVPISGDGMEYCPAPDVQYQFAPTPSPELSLPPAPPVQPAPAAAPAAVPPAEANRSLPPAADDGPIIPLSSRGVSKRPSGDWTAVAPERSVATRSPTNPRQASTRSGRVSTAAFETESDRALSGTIQQTGAAR; encoded by the coding sequence ATGCCCCGCTCCAGTTGGTTTTGTCACGTCGCCGCGGCCCTGATGTCGCTGGGAATCTTCTGCGGACCCGGACTCGGGCGGCTGCATGCGCAGCAGCTCGAGCCGGTTCGTACCGCCGAAGGGGAAGCGATTCCCATTCTCACGTCGCGCATGAACGTCGAGATTCCCGAAAAGTCATCGAAAGTCCTGCAGTTCAGGACGAAAGTTCAGCGCGTCGACGGATTCGATCCGGAGGTCGTTTCCGTTACGGCGCTGTCCTCCAATCTGATTCGGGTGCACGCACTCACGCAGGGGGTCACGTCCCTGTCGGTCACCGATGAGAACGGCTCGATTTCGAATGTCGAGACGTTCGTGACCGGCGACGCCCGGCTGCTGCAGGCGGTTCTCAAGCGATCGTTCCCCGAGACCGTCGTCACGGTGACCAAAATCGGTCCGGAAGCGGTCCTGCTCCGGGGCTGGGTGACCGAACCGCAGCAGATCCAGCAGATTGTGGACATCGCCCGCCTGTACCATCCGAACGTCCTCAATCAGATGAAGCTCGGCGGGCCGCAGGAAGTCCAGCTCCGCGTCAAGGTGATGGAATGCCAGCGCTCCAAGATCCGCCAGTTCGGGTTTAACTTCGCGATCTCGGGGCAGCAGGCGGGCTTCGGCAGCACGCCGGGCAACATCGCTTCCCTCAGCGCGATCACGGTGCCGTTCGGCGGCCCGGTCGGCGCCGACCTGGCCAGCGGCAGCTTCCGGAACGCGACGATGGCGCTCGGCATCGCCGGGAACTCGGCGACGTTCCAGGGGCTATTGGAGGCGCTGAAGAAGGAGGGGCTGCTGAAAATTCAGGCTGAGACGACGCTGGTCACCCGCAGCGGCGAACCGGCCCGACTGATCAACGGCGGCGAGTTTCCGATTCCAGTTCCGCAGAGCCTGGGAACCGTGACGATCTCGTGGAAGGAGTTCGGCGTCTCGCTGGAATCACTTCCCGTCGTGATCAGCCCGACGCGTCTGAAACAGACGATTGTCGCGGAAGTCAGCGAACGAGATCTGTCGACCGCGGTGACCATGAACGGGACGACCGTGCCCGGCTTGACCAAGCGGACCGTCGAGACTCAGGCCGAAATGAACTTCGGCGAGACGCTTGTCATCGGCGGCCTGATTTACATGCGGAACACGTCGACCACCAGCAAGGTGCCGTTTCTCGGCGAGCTGCCTGGAATCGGCGCCGCCTTCCGCCGGGTCAGCTACGACCAGGCCGAAACCGAGCTGCTGGTCATGATCACTCCCGAATATACGGCGGCCATGCCGTCCGATCAGGTTCCGCCAATCGGGCCGGGCATGAGCACCGATACGCCGACCGATCGCGAGCTCATCGGCCAGGGACTCATGGAAGTGCCGATCTCCGGCGACGGCATGGAATACTGTCCGGCTCCGGACGTCCAGTATCAGTTTGCTCCGACGCCGAGCCCCGAGCTCAGTCTGCCGCCAGCTCCTCCGGTTCAGCCGGCGCCGGCCGCCGCACCCGCCGCCGTGCCCCCGGCCGAGGCGAACCGGTCGCTCCCTCCCGCCGCGGACGACGGTCCGATCATTCCGCTGTCGTCGCGCGGCGTGTCGAAGCGACCGTCGGGTGACTGGACCGCGGTGGCGCCCGAACGATCGGTTGCCACACGGAGTCCAACGAACCCGCGACAGGCTTCGACGCGATCGGGACGGGTCTCGACGGCCGCGTTCGAAACCGAGTCGGACCGGGCTCTTTCCGGTACGATCCAGCAGACGGGGGCCGCCCGCTAG
- a CDS encoding AAA family ATPase — translation MSNVIRVAIVDPVDFSRNELKTMLLGLDVVWLVADCQRFEFFPDVVAQAQPDLALVVLDSNPAKGLELIGRIHADAPDCSVLVVSSSTEGSLILQAMRNGAKEFLAAPLKIDDFLSALDRLRHLLTGKTSVDGQVRASQVIALAGASGGVGCTSLAINLGCCLAQRASNSVSIIDLDLALGDTDVWLDIIPDYTIQDVADNITRLDYSLLKRSLTKHDCGAYLLPRPADMDIRLPMSADELRRVIALLKSTFSHLVIDIGKSYGDLDVAALESSNTILLVTQLDLPSLRNAVRLLQFFHRFEGMTEKVRIVINRLGLEENQISVTKAFETLGHEIFAQIPNEYSAMVESRNSGVPVVMQAPRSKLTRAIQQLAGRLDESLLSDPKADPKKGRKGLFGFLSAGSK, via the coding sequence ATGTCGAATGTGATTCGAGTTGCGATCGTGGACCCGGTCGACTTCAGCCGCAACGAGCTGAAGACGATGCTGCTCGGTCTCGACGTCGTCTGGCTCGTCGCCGACTGCCAGCGATTCGAGTTTTTTCCGGATGTCGTCGCGCAGGCGCAGCCGGATCTGGCCCTGGTCGTGCTCGATTCGAATCCGGCCAAGGGGCTCGAGCTGATTGGCCGGATTCATGCCGACGCCCCGGACTGTTCGGTGCTGGTCGTCAGCAGCTCGACGGAAGGGAGCCTGATTCTGCAGGCGATGCGGAACGGGGCGAAAGAGTTCCTCGCCGCCCCGCTCAAGATCGACGACTTTCTGTCGGCCCTGGACCGACTGCGTCATCTTCTGACCGGGAAAACCAGCGTCGACGGACAGGTTCGCGCGAGCCAGGTGATTGCGCTGGCCGGGGCGAGCGGCGGGGTCGGCTGCACCTCGCTGGCGATCAATCTCGGATGCTGTCTCGCGCAGCGGGCGTCGAACAGCGTTTCGATCATCGATCTCGATCTGGCGCTGGGCGACACCGACGTCTGGCTCGACATCATTCCCGACTACACGATTCAGGACGTCGCGGACAATATCACCCGTCTGGACTACTCGCTGCTGAAGCGATCGCTGACGAAACACGATTGCGGCGCGTACCTGCTGCCGCGGCCTGCCGATATGGACATCCGGCTGCCGATGTCCGCCGACGAGCTGCGGCGCGTGATCGCTTTGCTGAAGTCCACGTTCTCGCACCTGGTGATCGACATCGGCAAGAGCTATGGAGATCTGGACGTCGCCGCTCTGGAGTCCTCCAATACGATTCTGCTCGTGACGCAACTGGACCTCCCCTCGCTGCGGAACGCCGTCCGGCTGCTGCAGTTCTTTCATCGTTTCGAGGGGATGACGGAAAAGGTCAGGATCGTCATCAACCGCCTGGGGCTCGAAGAGAACCAGATCAGCGTCACAAAGGCTTTCGAGACGCTGGGGCACGAGATCTTCGCACAGATCCCGAACGAATACTCGGCGATGGTCGAGTCGCGCAACAGCGGCGTTCCCGTCGTCATGCAGGCGCCCAGATCCAAGCTGACGCGCGCCATCCAGCAACTCGCCGGGCGGCTCGATGAGTCGCTGCTGTCGGATCCCAAGGCGGACCCCAAAAAGGGTCGCAAGGGGCTGTTCGGCTTCTTGAGCGCCGGCAGCAAGTAA
- a CDS encoding 3-keto-disaccharide hydrolase, with translation MKTCPRAARLASVLIVAALAIPVALRADETAPRSLFDGRSLDGWVVENGCEADVVDGCLRLKAGDGWLRSHHKYRDFDLHVEWKSLQPAGYDAGIYIRSAGEGKPFPKPSYQINLLDGKEGNLAQLKGAESAGLVRKGDWNAFDIHVEGDRVALKINGQPAWSVGGLQAADGFIGFQIEVPKGGQFLLRNITVKELSYKPLCNGQDLAGWTAVGGAAADCWSVVDGCIVCNGQKGPWLRSDASYGDFNLRFDYQLSPEGNSGIYVRVPEDGNHHRENETLPPAGVEVQVLDDFAEKHAKLKDYQYSASVYDIAGASPRVSRQPGAWNTMEINCRGQHYSIVHNGLTVVNLTENDHPLIKLRKTDGFLGLQNHSTVVRFRNLRIGPAAEFPVPTK, from the coding sequence ATGAAGACGTGTCCGCGTGCCGCGCGCCTTGCCTCTGTTTTGATCGTCGCCGCATTGGCGATCCCCGTGGCTCTGCGGGCCGATGAAACGGCGCCGCGGTCGCTGTTCGATGGCCGCTCGCTGGACGGCTGGGTCGTCGAGAACGGCTGCGAAGCCGATGTCGTCGATGGCTGCCTCCGGCTCAAGGCCGGCGACGGCTGGCTCCGCAGCCATCACAAATACCGCGACTTCGATCTGCACGTCGAATGGAAGTCGCTTCAGCCGGCCGGTTACGACGCGGGAATCTACATCCGCTCGGCGGGCGAAGGCAAACCGTTTCCGAAGCCGTCCTACCAGATCAACCTGCTCGACGGAAAAGAAGGCAATCTTGCCCAGCTCAAGGGAGCGGAGTCCGCTGGCTTGGTTCGCAAGGGAGACTGGAATGCCTTTGACATTCACGTCGAGGGAGACCGCGTTGCCCTGAAGATCAATGGCCAGCCTGCCTGGTCGGTCGGCGGACTGCAGGCGGCCGACGGCTTCATCGGCTTTCAGATCGAAGTTCCCAAGGGGGGGCAGTTCCTCCTGCGCAACATCACCGTCAAAGAACTGAGCTACAAACCGCTCTGCAACGGGCAGGATCTGGCAGGCTGGACCGCAGTGGGGGGGGCCGCCGCCGACTGCTGGAGCGTCGTCGACGGGTGCATCGTCTGCAACGGCCAGAAGGGGCCCTGGCTCCGCTCCGACGCCTCCTATGGCGACTTCAACCTGCGATTCGACTACCAGCTTTCGCCCGAGGGGAACAGCGGCATCTACGTCCGGGTTCCTGAAGACGGCAACCATCATCGCGAGAACGAGACCTTGCCGCCCGCCGGCGTCGAGGTCCAGGTCCTCGACGACTTCGCCGAGAAGCACGCGAAGCTCAAGGATTATCAGTATTCGGCATCGGTTTACGACATCGCCGGGGCGAGCCCGCGCGTCTCACGCCAGCCGGGCGCGTGGAACACGATGGAGATCAACTGTCGCGGCCAGCACTACAGCATCGTGCATAACGGCCTGACCGTCGTGAACCTGACGGAGAACGATCATCCGCTGATCAAGCTGCGGAAGACGGACGGCTTTCTGGGGCTGCAGAACCACAGCACGGTCGTCCGGTTCCGCAACCTGCGAATCGGCCCCGCCGCCGAGTTCCCGGTCCCGACCAAATAG